In Nakamurella antarctica, the following are encoded in one genomic region:
- the aroA gene encoding 3-phosphoshikimate 1-carboxyvinyltransferase — MAPTTTRPVIGTVCVPGSKSITNRALILAAQATGPSILIAPLRSRDSNLMAAGLRALGISIEDHEDGSWLVTPGPVVGPADIDCGLAGTVMRFLPPLAATARGVVRFDGDPHARTRPMATVLDALRDLGADIAGEGLPFTIAGHGALAGGVVTVDAAASSQFVSGLLLSGASFAGGVSVIHRGDPVPSLPHIQMTVLALRHVGVEVDDSEPNRWTVRPGPVSPWTTIIEPDLSNATPFLAAAAITGGAVTIKNWPSSTTQPGDEIRMVLQRMGASVELVDGDLTVTGPAQLQGIDIDLHDIAELTPTIAALTLFAAGPSHLRGIGHIRGHETDRIAGLAANITALGGDVRADHDALHITPRALHGGAWPAYADHRMATAGAIVGLLVPGVCIDDIDSTAKTLPDFDRMWDDLLGGVS; from the coding sequence ATGGCGCCCACCACCACTCGACCGGTGATCGGAACAGTGTGTGTTCCGGGCTCCAAGTCGATCACCAACCGCGCTCTCATCTTGGCTGCGCAGGCCACTGGCCCCTCCATACTGATTGCGCCGCTGCGCTCACGGGATAGCAACCTCATGGCTGCCGGGCTGCGGGCCTTGGGCATTTCGATAGAAGACCACGAGGACGGTAGTTGGCTCGTGACACCAGGGCCCGTTGTCGGGCCAGCCGATATTGATTGCGGTCTAGCCGGCACGGTGATGCGTTTCCTGCCGCCGCTGGCCGCGACCGCTCGCGGCGTGGTGCGTTTCGATGGCGACCCACACGCTAGGACGCGTCCGATGGCGACAGTGCTAGATGCGCTGCGCGACCTTGGCGCCGACATCGCCGGCGAAGGCCTGCCTTTCACCATTGCTGGCCACGGCGCGCTCGCTGGCGGCGTCGTCACGGTTGACGCTGCCGCGTCCTCCCAGTTTGTTTCCGGGCTGTTGCTTTCCGGCGCCTCGTTTGCTGGTGGCGTCAGCGTGATTCACCGGGGCGATCCGGTGCCCTCACTTCCGCATATACAGATGACCGTCCTCGCGCTGCGTCACGTCGGTGTTGAGGTAGACGACAGTGAACCCAACCGCTGGACGGTGCGCCCCGGTCCCGTGTCGCCATGGACCACCATCATCGAACCAGACCTGTCCAATGCCACTCCGTTTCTCGCCGCAGCCGCCATTACCGGCGGGGCGGTGACTATCAAAAATTGGCCGTCAAGTACGACCCAGCCGGGCGATGAAATCAGGATGGTGCTGCAGCGGATGGGCGCCTCCGTCGAACTCGTCGACGGCGATTTGACGGTCACCGGTCCCGCACAATTGCAAGGCATCGATATCGACCTACACGACATCGCCGAGCTGACGCCCACCATCGCAGCGTTGACGCTCTTCGCCGCTGGCCCCTCCCACCTGCGGGGGATCGGCCACATCCGAGGGCACGAAACTGACCGGATCGCAGGCCTCGCTGCCAACATCACTGCGCTCGGCGGTGATGTGCGTGCCGATCACGACGCGCTGCACATCACCCCCCGCGCCTTGCACGGTGGCGCGTGGCCCGCATATGCCGACCATCGGATGGCGACGGCGGGGGCCATTGTCGGCCTCTTGGTTCCCGGTGTTTGTATCGACGACATCGATTCCACCGCAAAGACTCTGCCCGATTTTGACCGCATGTGGGACGATCTGCTTGGCGGCGTGTCCTGA
- a CDS encoding serine/threonine-protein kinase, whose translation MDYSPGQSFAGYTIESVLGAGGMGSVYLALHPRLPRRDALKLLSSALSTDDSFRARFEREADLAARLIHRNIVAVYDRGSYEGQLWIAMQYVAGSDAAQVAALNDGSMTPARVVHIISETGAGLDFAHRNGLLHRDVKPANILLAPPDDAGDPETVLLTDFGIAKPLDETQQLTGGGNLLATLAYASPEQIEAKPVDRRSDIYALGCVLYELLTRSVPFPEQTPFATMTAHLKKPPPRPSEAIPGLPIGFDAVIAKALAKNPEDRYSTCRELTTAAKAALAGGSPGASAGDSHASREQAPIATAAPGLGAAPHALAAAGVAGGAKGYRPPFHITVRRVTSSTGPTAPGRVTELGPILTQNLPGADRDVIEGLINRARFFDLPPRLPLERLVNGDEFIEITVGSGQDYRSVGFEKLGSRHPAELDHLVAGLERILPWRAAGAGFDTGPSRWSLGTPPPPEAAPSTTSGLIKHAAATSGDDVGSSAASGRRGGRIKWLALGLVAVLVMAATVVTLVLISNKSATTAADIPATPSSAAQAIPATPSGLVSSENGRTVTMSWDLTKGASEYVVMRNGEQVYSGAANSFTEKNYVPGSYNFQVAAKNASGTSGFSDIVAVTVTAPWGALAYMVDEFSSLLPATPDDKGYAGMTCDISTTANSVGSDGFITCTDVDKVAIELVHFPSKKAKADFLATQKFALTEPWTRNDETAGTLYRSEDASKPAELWTDFLAGPRDSYLLVATWKDHTTRELIDSWWTPAVF comes from the coding sequence GTGGATTATTCGCCGGGGCAGTCCTTTGCGGGCTACACCATCGAGTCAGTGCTGGGCGCTGGCGGCATGGGATCTGTCTATCTTGCCCTGCATCCCCGGCTGCCACGCAGAGACGCGCTGAAACTTTTAAGCTCCGCTTTGTCCACCGACGACAGCTTTCGCGCGCGGTTTGAGCGGGAAGCAGACCTCGCGGCGAGATTGATTCATCGCAACATCGTGGCCGTGTACGACCGCGGGTCGTATGAAGGCCAGTTATGGATTGCTATGCAATACGTCGCTGGCTCCGATGCCGCGCAGGTGGCAGCGCTCAACGACGGGTCGATGACGCCAGCGCGAGTGGTGCACATCATCAGCGAAACCGGTGCGGGCCTGGACTTCGCGCACCGCAACGGCCTGTTGCATCGAGACGTCAAGCCGGCGAACATTCTGCTGGCGCCGCCGGATGATGCGGGTGACCCGGAAACTGTGCTGCTCACTGACTTTGGTATCGCGAAGCCCCTCGATGAAACCCAACAACTCACCGGTGGCGGCAACTTGCTCGCGACGCTAGCGTATGCCTCGCCCGAGCAAATTGAAGCAAAACCTGTCGACCGACGCAGTGATATCTACGCCCTTGGATGCGTGCTGTACGAGTTACTCACCAGGAGTGTCCCGTTCCCTGAACAGACCCCGTTCGCGACGATGACGGCGCATCTGAAGAAGCCACCGCCAAGGCCTTCGGAGGCGATTCCGGGGTTGCCTATCGGGTTTGACGCCGTCATTGCCAAAGCACTGGCCAAAAACCCCGAGGACAGATACAGCACCTGTCGCGAGTTGACCACTGCGGCGAAGGCGGCTTTGGCGGGAGGTTCACCGGGCGCGAGCGCTGGTGATTCCCACGCATCGCGGGAGCAAGCACCGATAGCTACCGCTGCTCCCGGGCTCGGTGCGGCGCCCCACGCGCTCGCTGCTGCAGGGGTGGCTGGCGGCGCGAAAGGATATCGTCCGCCGTTTCACATCACGGTGCGCAGGGTGACAAGCAGCACTGGGCCGACTGCGCCCGGGCGAGTCACAGAGCTGGGCCCCATCTTGACGCAGAACCTGCCGGGCGCTGATCGCGATGTGATCGAAGGGTTGATTAATCGCGCTCGATTTTTCGATCTACCACCGCGACTTCCGTTGGAGCGCCTCGTTAATGGTGACGAATTCATCGAAATCACCGTCGGTAGCGGGCAGGATTACAGGAGCGTCGGGTTTGAGAAGTTGGGGTCTCGACATCCCGCGGAACTGGACCACCTCGTTGCCGGGTTGGAGCGCATCCTCCCGTGGCGCGCTGCTGGGGCTGGCTTCGACACGGGCCCCTCCCGCTGGTCTCTGGGGACACCCCCACCGCCCGAGGCCGCACCTTCAACGACGTCCGGGCTCATCAAACATGCGGCTGCCACGAGTGGGGATGACGTCGGGTCCTCGGCAGCGTCGGGGCGCCGGGGTGGCCGTATCAAGTGGCTCGCTCTCGGGCTCGTTGCGGTGTTGGTGATGGCGGCAACGGTGGTCACGTTGGTACTGATCAGCAACAAGTCCGCCACTACCGCTGCCGATATCCCAGCGACGCCATCGAGCGCTGCTCAGGCAATTCCTGCGACGCCCAGTGGGCTGGTGTCTTCCGAGAACGGCAGGACGGTCACGATGTCGTGGGACCTGACCAAGGGCGCCAGTGAGTACGTCGTTATGCGTAACGGCGAGCAGGTCTATTCGGGCGCAGCTAACAGTTTCACCGAAAAGAACTACGTGCCCGGTAGCTACAACTTCCAGGTCGCGGCTAAGAACGCCAGCGGCACCTCGGGTTTCAGCGACATCGTGGCAGTCACCGTGACCGCTCCCTGGGGTGCGCTCGCGTACATGGTCGATGAGTTCAGCTCCTTGCTGCCGGCCACGCCTGACGATAAGGGCTATGCCGGCATGACGTGCGACATCTCCACCACCGCCAACAGCGTGGGCTCGGATGGTTTCATCACCTGCACCGATGTGGATAAAGTCGCCATCGAATTGGTGCACTTTCCGTCGAAGAAAGCCAAAGCGGATTTCCTCGCCACCCAAAAATTCGCTCTTACCGAGCCGTGGACCCGCAATGACGAGACGGCGGGCACTCTTTACCGTTCGGAAGATGCGTCGAAACCCGCTGAACTGTGGACCGATTTCCTCGCCGGTCCCCGCGACTCTTATCTACTTGTCGCGACCTGGAAGGACCACACGACTCGCGAGCTGATCGACAGCTGGTGGACCCCCGCAGTTTTCTAA